A window of the Gossypium hirsutum isolate 1008001.06 chromosome A05, Gossypium_hirsutum_v2.1, whole genome shotgun sequence genome harbors these coding sequences:
- the LOC107905703 gene encoding ras-related protein RABB1c: MSYAYLFKYIIIGDTGVGKSCLLLQFTDKRFQPVHDLTIGVEFGARMITIDNKPIKLQIWDTAGQESFRSITRSYYRGAAGALLVYDITRRETFNHLASWLEDARQHANANMTIMLIGNKCDLAHRRAVTTEEGQQFAKDHGLIFMEASAKTAQNVEEAFIKTASTIYTKIQDGVFDVSNESYGIKVGYGGIPGPSGGRDGSSSQGGGCCN, translated from the exons ATGTCTTACGCTTACCTCTTCAAGTACATAATCATCGGTGATACTG GAGTGGGGAAATCATGCCTCCTCCTTCAGTTCACCGACAAACGGTTTCAGCCGGTACATGATCTTACCATCGGGGTTGAATTCGGGGCCAGGATGATCACCATCGATAACAAACCCATTAAGCTGCAAATCTGGGACACC GCAGGTCAAGAATCCTTTAGATCCATCACAAGATCCTACTACAGAGGAGCTGCTGGTGCCCTGCTTGTCTATGATATCACCAG GAGGGAAACTTTTAATCACTTGGCTAGCTGGTTGGAGGATGCCAGACAGCACGCTAATGCTAACATGACTATTATGCTGATTGGTAATAAGTGTGACCTTGCTCATAGAAGGGCTGTAACCACCGAGGAAGGCCAGCAATTCGCCAAGGACCATGGTTTGATCTTCATGGAGGCCTCTGCTAAAACTGCTCAGAATGTTGAAGAG GCATTTATAAAAACTGCTTCAACCATATACACCAAGATTCAGGATGGGGTTTTTGATGTCTCAAATGAG TCTTATGGCATAAAAGTTGGATACGGTGGAATTCCGGGGCCATCTGGAGGCCGAGATGGTTCTTCTTCTCAAGGCGGTGGCTGCTGCAATTGA